From Clostridia bacterium, one genomic window encodes:
- the rpmE gene encoding 50S ribosomal protein L31 has protein sequence MKDNIHPKFYITKVTCACGATFETGATRENLRVDICSKCHPFSTGIQRIVDTGGRVEKFRKKHNL, from the coding sequence TTGAAGGATAACATCCATCCCAAGTTCTACATCACAAAGGTCACCTGCGCTTGCGGCGCGACATTCGAGACGGGGGCCACCAGGGAGAACCTAAGAGTCGACATATGCTCCAAGTGCCATCCGTTCTCAACGGGCATCCAGAGGATCGTCGACACCGGCGGTCGTGTGGAGAAGTTCCGAAAGAAACACAACCTCTAG